The Strix uralensis isolate ZFMK-TIS-50842 chromosome 16, bStrUra1, whole genome shotgun sequence genome has a window encoding:
- the LOC141950908 gene encoding uncharacterized protein LOC141950908 isoform X1: protein MGDIWHIGLMVLVYVWFPKAAAQNLIKNPRDQKTEQTLLISEVNTDSPGEDTSEFVELYHTSGQTARLDGYYLVFYNGNGNRAYKVLNLQGKVTNSQGLFLVGSSSVNPAIVIPKNTIQNGPDAIALYYGKGNYKEGMSVTSYGLVDALVHKTKKTDGADTLVRVLTPGRDAFLEDSSFRTTDESIERCRGADDQWIFQMAMPTPGADNHCILTPQLNASAVLISEVLAASSSEEFEFIELQGPHSTMLRDIVLVLIDGRTKDIYFTMDVYGKTSLDGLLLIGPAQSRTPVDLPFPETTTRPVLRGGPNAIALYRGNSSSLVPGKALPVTGLLDAFVYTSSEEPNPELLEILTPGRPAYKEKRHQLGDVSMNQCNCCSVTRDSLSYVLSRPTPGKFNDCPRKRFSQTLSFCLRVADCQEWLLKSEEILMTLVQALDGSCSCGVSAAYFKEPKAACQDLGLVFTTLLTAKSEDQLSSLLLAFKTFLETPRLAHFDRMNITAESSCFNDINVPDFPPGVPSEVPEGTQEPAVHVAKLLINEVNPDNPGGGEDAEYIELFYTGQTRFDLQGYWLVLYNGKNSRAYRVLELSGHHTDELGYFLVGSSTMSPAPMIRLPPNTIQNGADAVALYYSNTSLYAVNMAVTAEGLVDAVVYTSRMPERAEQLVKVLVPGQSILYENDSHSTEDESLSRCHSLSTKLQSSFQVTVVTPLGENFCSSSSALVPPTIHISELCLASSTTPHRFVELEGMPGTSLGGLSLVFFSGKEGEARASIPLRGTIGATGLFVFALDGGHGHDGTNLTFKDISAASEGFNAIAVYSTSLTPGGTKATSGNLVDALVYTCEPSTAAVHLGFLGPSYAVPCKDDRPMSLSRCARGNDSAELQFAVSDPTPGLQNSCPQEAFAVDLHLCLLTPNCSTWTLHHRRLLESLGRALVSSLEEKCSCGISELYLQELNLTCTDSLVKVWGQVWARQPEQQQSIETWHQGFLASPHPFSVDGRVLKTSPECIAPKNAPSMSQDSSASFQGWEIALFVMGSLLLVFLLVSLAFYVIKRHPQNYTNIEMNDRGEIAADF from the exons ATGGGAGATATCTGGCACATTGGATTGATGGTACTTGTGTACGTCTGGTTTCCCAAAGCTGCTGCTCAGAATCTCATAAAGAACCCCAGGGACCAGAAAACAGAGCAAACCCTCTTGATTAGTGAAGTAAATACTGACAGTCCAGGAGAGGACACTTCTGAGTTTGTGGAGCTCTACCACACCAGCGGTCAAACAGCCCGCTTGGATGGATACTACCTGGTCTTCTACAACGGCAATGGAAACCGAGCCTACAAAGTTTTAAACCTCCAGGGCAAAGTTACTAACAGCCAAGGCCTCTTTCTTGTTGGCTCCTCTTCTGTGAACCCTGCTATAGTTATTCCTAAGAACACTATCCAGAACGGCCCTGATGCAATTGCTCTATACTACGGAAAAGGGAACTACAAAGAGGGCATGAGCGTCACAAGTTATGGACTAGTAGATGCCTTGGTCCATAAGACTAAGAAGACAGACGGAGCAGATACGCTGGTCAGGGTACTGACCCCTGGCAGAGATGCTTTCTTGGAGGACTCCTCCTTCAGGACCACGGATGAATCAATAGAAAGGTGCCGTGGGGCAGATGATCAGTGGATCTTCCAAATGGCCATGCCCACCCCAGGCGCAGACAACCACTGCATCCTAACTCCTCAGCTGAACGCATCTGCTGTCCTGATCAGTGAGGTCCTTGCTGCCTCTTCTTCTGAAGAGTTCGAGTTCATAGAGCTTCAGGGTCCCCACTCCACCATGCTGAGGGACATTGTTCTGGTGCTGATCGACGGTCGGACCAAAGACATTTATTTCACCATGGATGTTTACGGCAAAACCTCACTGGATGGGCTACTTCTGATTGGTCCAGCACAAAGCAGAACCCCAG TGGATCTGCCATTCCCAGAGACCACCACCCGCCCTGTCCTCAGAGGTGGCCCCAATGCCATTGCCCTCTACAGAGGCAACAGCAGCAGTCTTGTCCCAGGGAAGGCGCTGCCAGTGACCGGCCTGTTGGATGCCTTCGTGTACACGAGCAGTGAGGAACCGAACCCTGAGCTGCTGGAGATCCTGACCCCTGGCAGACCTGCCTACAAGGAAAAGCG GCACCAGCTGGGAGATGTGTCCATGAACCAATGCAACTGCTGCTCTGTGACCCGGGACTCCTTGTCCTACGTCCTCAGCAGGCCCACCCCTGGCAAGTTCAATGATTGCCCCAGGAAACGCTTCAGCCAGACTCTCTCCTTCTGCCTTCGTGTAGCAG ATTGCCAGGAGTGGTTGCTGAAGTCAGAGGAGATTCTGATGACTCTGGTCCAGGCGCTTGATGGATCCTGCAGCTGTGGAGTCTCTGCTGCCTACTTCAAAG AGCCAAAGGCAGCCTGCCAGGACCTGGGGCTTGTGTTCACCACTCTGCTAACTGCTAAGTCAGAGGACCAGCTGAGCAGCCTGCTGCTAGCCTTCAAGACCTTCCTAGAGACGCCCAGACTTGCACATTTTGACAGAATGAACATCACAGCAGAAAGCTCCTGCTTCAACGATATAAATGTGCCAGACTTCCCTCCAG GTGTCCCATCAGAGGTACCAGAAGGGACTCAAGAGCCTGCTGTGCATGTGGCCAAGCTACTCATCAATGAGGTGAACCCAGACAACCCAGGGGGAGGAGAGGATGCAGAGTACATTGAACTTTTCTACACTGGACAGACACGCTTTGACCTTCAGGGATACTGGTTGGTCCTCTACAACGGTAAAAATAGCCGGGCCTACAGGGTGTTGGAGCTGTCTGGACACCATACAGACGAGCTGGGTTACTTCTTGGTGGGGAGCAGCACCATGAGTCCAGCACCTATGATCAGGCTGCCCCCCAACACCATCCAGAACGGGGCAGATGCTGTGGCTCTCTACTACAGCAACACCAGCCTCTACGCGGTGAACATGGCTGTGACGGCAGAGGGGCTGGTGGACGCTGTGGTGTACACGTCCCGAATGCCggagagggcagagcagctggtcAAAGTGCTGGTACCAGGGCAGAGCATCCTGTACGAAAATGATTCTCACAGCACTGAGGATGAGTCTCTGAGCCGCTGCCACAGCCTGAGCACAAAACTGCAGAGCAGCTTCCAG GTGACTGTGGTGACGCCGCTGGGGGAGAacttctgcagcagctcctcGGCGCTGGTCCCTCCTACCATCCACATCAGTGAGCTGTGCTTGGCCAGCAGCACTACCCCCCACCGCTTTGTTGAGCTGGAGGGGATGCCTGGCACCAGCCTGGGAGGGCTCAGCCTGGTCTTCTTCTCGGGGAAGGAGGGCGAGGCACGTGCCAGCATCCCGCTTAGGGGGACCATCGGAGCCACAGGGCTGTTCGTGTTTGCGCTGGATGGAGGACATGGGCACG ATGGGACTAACCTGACTTTCAAGGACATCTCTGCTGCTAGTGAAGGCTTCAACGCTATTGCTGTGTACAGCACCAGCTTGACTCCTGGTGGCACAAAGGCAACATCAGGGAACTTGGTGGATGCCTTGGTTTACACGTGTGAGCCCAGCACAGCTGCCGTACACTTGGGCTTCCTTGGACCATCTTATGCTGTGCCCTGCAAGGATGACAG GCCCATGTCCCTGAGCCGTTGTGCCCGCGGCAACGACAGCGCAGAACTGCAGTTTGCCGTCTCGGACCCTACCCCTGGTCTGCAGAACAGCTGTCCCCAGGAGGCTTTCGCAGTGGACCTCCACCTCTGCCTCCTGACACCCA ACTGTTCCACGTGGACCCTGCACCACAGGAGGTTGCTGGAAAGCTTGGGAAGGGCCTTGGTGAGCTCCCTAGAGGAGAAGTGCTCCTGCGGCATCTCTGAGCTCTACCTGCAAG AGCTGAACCTGACATGCACGGACTCTCTGGTGAAGGTCTGGGGCCAGGTGTGGGCTCGGCAGCCGGAGCAGCAGCAATCCATCGAGACCTGGCACCAGGGCTTCCTGGCCAGCCCCCATCCCTTCTCTGTGGATGGGAGAGTCCTGAAAACCAGTCCTGAGTGCATTGCCCCAAAAAATGCACCATCCATGTCACAGGACAGCAGTG CTTCCTTTCAGGGCTGGGAAATCGCCCTGTTTGTCATGGGATCTCTCCTGCTCGTGTTCTTGTTGGTCAGCCTGGCATTTTATGTTATCAAAAG ACATCCCCAAAATTACACCAACATCGAAATGAATGACCGTGGGGAGATTGCAGCAGACTTCTAA
- the LOC141950908 gene encoding uncharacterized protein LOC141950908 isoform X2 produces the protein MGDIWHIGLMVLVYVWFPKAAAQNLIKNPRDQKTEQTLLISEVNTDSPGEDTSEFVELYHTSGQTARLDGYYLVFYNGNGNRAYKVLNLQGKVTNSQGLFLVGSSSVNPAIVIPKNTIQNGPDAIALYYGKGNYKEGMSVTSYGLVDALVHKTKKTDGADTLVRVLTPGRDAFLEDSSFRTTDESIERCRGADDQWIFQMAMPTPGADNHCILTPQLNASAVLISEVLAASSSEEFEFIELQGPHSTMLRDIVLVLIDGRTKDIYFTMDVYGKTSLDGLLLIGPAQSRTPVDLPFPETTTRPVLRGGPNAIALYRGNSSSLVPGKALPVTGLLDAFVYTSSEEPNPELLEILTPGRPAYKEKRHQLGDVSMNQCNCCSVTRDSLSYVLSRPTPGKFNDCPRKRFSQTLSFCLRVADCQEWLLKSEEILMTLVQALDGSCSCGVSAAYFKEPKAACQDLGLVFTTLLTAKSEDQLSSLLLAFKTFLETPRLAHFDRMNITAESSCFNDINVPDFPPGVPSEVPEGTQEPAVHVAKLLINEVNPDNPGGGEDAEYIELFYTGQTRFDLQGYWLVLYNGKNSRAYRVLELSGHHTDELGYFLVGSSTMSPAPMIRLPPNTIQNGADAVALYYSNTSLYAVNMAVTAEGLVDAVVYTSRMPERAEQLVKVLVPGQSILYENDSHSTEDESLSRCHSLSTKLQSSFQVTVVTPLGENFCSSSSALVPPTIHISELCLASSTTPHRFVELEGMPGTSLGGLSLVFFSGKEGEARASIPLRGTIGATGLFVFALDGGHGHDGTNLTFKDISAASEGFNAIAVYSTSLTPGGTKATSGNLVDALVYTCEPSTAAVHLGFLGPSYAVPCKDDRLFHVDPAPQEVAGKLGKGLGELPRGEVLLRHL, from the exons ATGGGAGATATCTGGCACATTGGATTGATGGTACTTGTGTACGTCTGGTTTCCCAAAGCTGCTGCTCAGAATCTCATAAAGAACCCCAGGGACCAGAAAACAGAGCAAACCCTCTTGATTAGTGAAGTAAATACTGACAGTCCAGGAGAGGACACTTCTGAGTTTGTGGAGCTCTACCACACCAGCGGTCAAACAGCCCGCTTGGATGGATACTACCTGGTCTTCTACAACGGCAATGGAAACCGAGCCTACAAAGTTTTAAACCTCCAGGGCAAAGTTACTAACAGCCAAGGCCTCTTTCTTGTTGGCTCCTCTTCTGTGAACCCTGCTATAGTTATTCCTAAGAACACTATCCAGAACGGCCCTGATGCAATTGCTCTATACTACGGAAAAGGGAACTACAAAGAGGGCATGAGCGTCACAAGTTATGGACTAGTAGATGCCTTGGTCCATAAGACTAAGAAGACAGACGGAGCAGATACGCTGGTCAGGGTACTGACCCCTGGCAGAGATGCTTTCTTGGAGGACTCCTCCTTCAGGACCACGGATGAATCAATAGAAAGGTGCCGTGGGGCAGATGATCAGTGGATCTTCCAAATGGCCATGCCCACCCCAGGCGCAGACAACCACTGCATCCTAACTCCTCAGCTGAACGCATCTGCTGTCCTGATCAGTGAGGTCCTTGCTGCCTCTTCTTCTGAAGAGTTCGAGTTCATAGAGCTTCAGGGTCCCCACTCCACCATGCTGAGGGACATTGTTCTGGTGCTGATCGACGGTCGGACCAAAGACATTTATTTCACCATGGATGTTTACGGCAAAACCTCACTGGATGGGCTACTTCTGATTGGTCCAGCACAAAGCAGAACCCCAG TGGATCTGCCATTCCCAGAGACCACCACCCGCCCTGTCCTCAGAGGTGGCCCCAATGCCATTGCCCTCTACAGAGGCAACAGCAGCAGTCTTGTCCCAGGGAAGGCGCTGCCAGTGACCGGCCTGTTGGATGCCTTCGTGTACACGAGCAGTGAGGAACCGAACCCTGAGCTGCTGGAGATCCTGACCCCTGGCAGACCTGCCTACAAGGAAAAGCG GCACCAGCTGGGAGATGTGTCCATGAACCAATGCAACTGCTGCTCTGTGACCCGGGACTCCTTGTCCTACGTCCTCAGCAGGCCCACCCCTGGCAAGTTCAATGATTGCCCCAGGAAACGCTTCAGCCAGACTCTCTCCTTCTGCCTTCGTGTAGCAG ATTGCCAGGAGTGGTTGCTGAAGTCAGAGGAGATTCTGATGACTCTGGTCCAGGCGCTTGATGGATCCTGCAGCTGTGGAGTCTCTGCTGCCTACTTCAAAG AGCCAAAGGCAGCCTGCCAGGACCTGGGGCTTGTGTTCACCACTCTGCTAACTGCTAAGTCAGAGGACCAGCTGAGCAGCCTGCTGCTAGCCTTCAAGACCTTCCTAGAGACGCCCAGACTTGCACATTTTGACAGAATGAACATCACAGCAGAAAGCTCCTGCTTCAACGATATAAATGTGCCAGACTTCCCTCCAG GTGTCCCATCAGAGGTACCAGAAGGGACTCAAGAGCCTGCTGTGCATGTGGCCAAGCTACTCATCAATGAGGTGAACCCAGACAACCCAGGGGGAGGAGAGGATGCAGAGTACATTGAACTTTTCTACACTGGACAGACACGCTTTGACCTTCAGGGATACTGGTTGGTCCTCTACAACGGTAAAAATAGCCGGGCCTACAGGGTGTTGGAGCTGTCTGGACACCATACAGACGAGCTGGGTTACTTCTTGGTGGGGAGCAGCACCATGAGTCCAGCACCTATGATCAGGCTGCCCCCCAACACCATCCAGAACGGGGCAGATGCTGTGGCTCTCTACTACAGCAACACCAGCCTCTACGCGGTGAACATGGCTGTGACGGCAGAGGGGCTGGTGGACGCTGTGGTGTACACGTCCCGAATGCCggagagggcagagcagctggtcAAAGTGCTGGTACCAGGGCAGAGCATCCTGTACGAAAATGATTCTCACAGCACTGAGGATGAGTCTCTGAGCCGCTGCCACAGCCTGAGCACAAAACTGCAGAGCAGCTTCCAG GTGACTGTGGTGACGCCGCTGGGGGAGAacttctgcagcagctcctcGGCGCTGGTCCCTCCTACCATCCACATCAGTGAGCTGTGCTTGGCCAGCAGCACTACCCCCCACCGCTTTGTTGAGCTGGAGGGGATGCCTGGCACCAGCCTGGGAGGGCTCAGCCTGGTCTTCTTCTCGGGGAAGGAGGGCGAGGCACGTGCCAGCATCCCGCTTAGGGGGACCATCGGAGCCACAGGGCTGTTCGTGTTTGCGCTGGATGGAGGACATGGGCACG ATGGGACTAACCTGACTTTCAAGGACATCTCTGCTGCTAGTGAAGGCTTCAACGCTATTGCTGTGTACAGCACCAGCTTGACTCCTGGTGGCACAAAGGCAACATCAGGGAACTTGGTGGATGCCTTGGTTTACACGTGTGAGCCCAGCACAGCTGCCGTACACTTGGGCTTCCTTGGACCATCTTATGCTGTGCCCTGCAAGGATGACAG ACTGTTCCACGTGGACCCTGCACCACAGGAGGTTGCTGGAAAGCTTGGGAAGGGCCTTGGTGAGCTCCCTAGAGGAGAAGTGCTCCTGCGGCATCTCTGA